One Picrophilus oshimae DSM 9789 genomic region harbors:
- the cobS gene encoding adenosylcobinamide-GDP ribazoletransferase, with protein sequence MQGLKSAISFFTIIPVKADLNKNIVFFFTITGAITGLMAASIFYLTSFINQLLASVASVSFLIIIYGFNHADAVLDLGDTFMVHDPEKKKIIIKDVYHGTGSVVTFFIIYIITISLLSSFNSIQGSIALILSETISRFSMLMSMYKSNSFSGGISEIFISYFDKPFKITFFNFLVIILIFLIFYKYIIFTMFSLISIVISYYFKSHEQKIFNGINGDIIGFTGELSRLISLLLILISFKLI encoded by the coding sequence TCACAATCATACCTGTTAAAGCTGATCTTAATAAAAATATTGTATTCTTTTTCACAATTACAGGTGCAATAACAGGTCTGATGGCGGCATCCATATTCTATCTAACAAGCTTTATAAACCAGTTGCTTGCATCCGTTGCCTCGGTCTCATTCCTTATAATAATATACGGATTCAATCATGCTGATGCTGTTCTGGACCTTGGCGATACATTCATGGTTCACGATCCCGAGAAAAAGAAGATAATTATAAAGGATGTTTATCATGGAACAGGTTCTGTTGTTACATTTTTTATAATTTATATCATAACAATATCCCTGTTATCATCTTTTAACAGTATCCAGGGCTCAATTGCATTGATATTATCCGAGACGATCTCAAGGTTTTCCATGTTAATGTCAATGTACAAAAGTAATTCATTCTCCGGTGGAATCTCTGAAATTTTTATATCATATTTTGATAAACCGTTTAAAATAACATTTTTCAATTTTCTTGTTATTATTTTAATATTTTTAATATTCTATAAATATATAATATTTACCATGTTTTCATTAATATCAATTGTTATATCATATTATTTTAAAAGTCATGAACAAAAAATCTTTAATGGCATCAATGGAGATATAATTGGCTTTACAGGAGAACTCTCAAGGCTGATATCACTTTTACTAATTTTAATATCGTTTAAATTAATATAA